The DNA window CCGTGATCGTGGACAACACCAAGGCGAAGCTGACGGTGACCGCGGCGCCGAAGAACAAGGCGAAGGTCAAGGGCACCGTGAAGATCACCGCTGCGGCCAGTGACAAGAACGGTGTCGCGAAGGTTCAGCTGCTGGTCAACGGCAAGGTCGTCGCCACGGACAGCAAGGCGGCCTATCAGTTCTCGCTGAACACCAAGAAATACGGCAAAAAGATCAAGATCCAACTACGTGCGTACGACCGGGCGGGCAACGTGACTACCACGACGCCCCGCACCTGGCGACGCTGACGGGACTCTCCATGCGTTTTCTGCGGGCTGCGGCCGCAGCCGCTATCAGCGGATCCCTGATCTTCACCGGCGGAGCGCCCGCCCGGGCAGCCGACGGTGGTCCGACCATCGTGGACAGCGGCCTGCCGTCCGGGCTGGTCGGCGCGAAGCCGGTCATCACCGCGACGGTGAGCGACGACCTCGCCGTCGTCCGGCTCGAGCTTCGGTCCAGTCGTGTCCGGCTCGCCGAGGCGACGGGCGCGAACCTGACCACCGTCACCCTCCGGCCGGATCTCACCGCGCTGAGCGGACCGATGGTGGAACTCGAGCTGCTGGCGTACGACGCGGGCGGCAACTCGACCCGGGCGACCAGCTCGGTCTTCGTCGACGCGGAGTTCCCGGCCGCGACGCTCAGCCCCGCGCAGGGCGCCAGCATGCGCGGCATCGCCACGATCACGCTCTCCGGCGTCTCGGCCGACACCGTGCTGGCCACGCTGGAGCAGCGCGACCCGCGGCTGGTGCTCTCCCAGGCCACCTCCGCTCCGTGGACGCTCACCTGGAACACCGTCGGCTCGGACGACTTCCCGCAGGTGCGGCTGGTGGACCAGGCCGGAAACGTGACCATCTACCAGCCGGTGTGGCACGCGGACAACGAGCTGCCGGTGATCGGCGCGCTGAGCTGGAAGCGCTCGGGCGGTCCGACGGCGCCCAGCGGCCGGGCCGGTGGCCAGGGCAGGTTCGAGGTCGCGGTCAAGGACGAGACCGTGAAGCCGAAGGTCGAGTTCTGGGTGGACGGCAAGCTGGTCTCCACCGACGGCGCCTGGAACACGGGCGGCGCGAACCGGACGGCCACCGTCGAGGTGAAGGCCCGGGACAACGCCGGCAACACCGCTTCGCGGAAGTTCAGCGTGGTCCTCGACAACGCCGGCCCGTCCACCGGGATCACCGCGCCGGGCACCAACGCGCTGATCCGCGGCTCCAGGATCTCGTCGACGGTGAAGGCCACCGACCCGTCCGGGATCGCGAAGGCGCAGCTCTCCGGGGCGGGCGCGGACACGGTTGCGCCGTACACGTCGTCGGTTGCCGCCGGTAAGGACGGTAAGCGCACGCTGACCTGGACGGTCACCGACCGGGTCGGCAACAGCACGGTGGTGCGGCGGACCGTGATCGTGGACAACACCAGGGCGAAGCTGACGGTGACCGCGGCGCCGAAGAACAAGGCGAAGGTCAAGGGCACCGTGAAGATCACCGCTGCGGCCAGTGACAAGAACGGTGTCGCGAAGGTTCAGCTGCTGGTCAACGGCAAGGTCGTCGCGACCGATGCCAAGGCCGCTTACAAGTTCTCGCTGAACACCAAGAAGTACGGCAAGAAGATCAAGGTCCAACTGCGGGCGTACGACCGGGCGGGCAATGTGACCACCACGACGACCCGTACCTGGTACCGCAAGTGACGATCTGAGGTTAGGCTCCCGCGCACCTTCTGACCTGCGAGGGAGCCCACCTTGGGAATGCTGCGGACCGCGATCTTCGCGGTGCTGTCCGGTTCGCTGACGCTGTCCGCCGCGTCCCCCGCGCCGGCCGCCGAGGTGACGGTGGGTGCCGGGGCCGCTTTCACGTCGGCGACCGGGACGGTTCTGCACGGAACGGCCACGATCACGGCTGACGGGCTGCCCGACGACGCCACCGGAGTGGTGCTGATCTGGGGTGGCCGGGAGATCAGCCGGGCGACGGCGAAGCCCTGGGCGCTCACCTGGGACACCAGGAAGACTTTCGGGTACGCCGTGAGCGGCGACTACCGGCTGAAACTGGTCGTCACCGATCGTGCCGGCCACACCACCGCCCACCACGAGTGGTTCCGCGTCGACAATGCCGGCCCGGAGATCGACGCCACCGGCTTCCCGGCGCGGATCGGACACGGGCAGGCCGAGCTCGCGGTCCGCGTGCGCGACGCCTCCCGCACGGCTCGCATCGAGTGGCGGGTCGACGGCGAACTGCGCGGCACCGGCGAGCGTTACCACGCTGACCTGGGCCCCGGCCCGGTCCGGGTGACCGTCGAGGCCTGGGACCGGGTCGGCAACGTCACCTCGCTGACCCGCGATCTGCGTCCCGATTGAGATCGACTTGGGTGAGCAGGAGGATTAAGCTCCCGGTCAAATTGATCTTCGGGGAGCCACCTTGAGCACGTTGCGGACCGCGGTTGTGGCGGCGCTTTCCACTTCTCTCATCGTCTCGACCGCTGCGCCGGCCCTCGCTGACGAAATCGTCGACGAGGTGAAGCCGGTGATTACCTCAACTGGTCTCACCGAGGGGCAGTTGATCGGGCTCTCGTCGCGGATCTTCCCGACCGCCACCGATGACACCGGCGTCCAGTACATAGCCGCGCTGATCGGTGGTCGCGGCCGTATGCAGACCGTCGAGTCGGTGGCGAAGGACGGGCTGCTGGTGACACCGGGAGTCCAGTACAACAACATGGACGTGGATCTCACGGTGCGTGCCTACGATGCTGCCCGGAACTACGGCGAGGTCACCACACGAGTCCACGTCGACGCGGTGGCGCCGACAGCCACATTCACGCCGAAATCCGTCAAGCTGAGCGGCACCACCACGATCACGGCCTCGGACGTGTCGGATGACGTCACCGAGATCGTCATGAGCCGGAACGGTCAGGAGATCAGCCGGGCGACCGCTGCACCGTGGGTCTTCGGGTGGAACACCCGGGCCACGGACCCCGACTACGACGGATATCCGCAGATCAAGTTCACCATCCGTGACCGGGCCGGCAACGTCACCGAGGTCTTCAAGAAGTACCACGTCGACAACCGCGGACCCAAGATCGAGGACGTCACGTCGCTGGTCGGGCGCGGCCGGTCCACACTGCGTGCCTGGGTTTCCGACCAGGGCGGAGTCGCTCGCGTGGAGTGGTGGGTGGACGGCGCGCGGCGTGGCGAGGGGTGGGAGTTCGCCTACGACTTCGGAACCCGGAGCCGGGTCGCCCCGCTCACGGTGAAGGCCTGGGACAAGTTCGGCAATCTCACCGCCGTCAGTCAGAACGTGGTCGTGGACGCGACCGCGCCCGCGGTCACCTGGATCTCGCCCGCCTCCGGTGCGCTGGTTCGCGGTGACCGGATCGCGACCTCGATCAAGGCGTCCGACTCGGCCGGTTGGCTCCATGCCGGTCTGGCCGGGGGATATGTGAACAGCGAACCGCCCGTCGACGCGACCAGCGGCAAGCTGACCGGCGTCCGATACGTCAAGGCCGACGGCAGGTACACGCTCACCTGGAACGTCTATGACCGGGTGGGCAACCGGACCACGGTGAGCCGGACCGTGATCGTGGACAACACCAGGGCGAAGCTGACGGTGACCAAGGCGCCGAAGAACAAGGCGAAGGTCAAGGGCACCGTGAAGATCACCGCTGCGGCCAGTGACAAGAACGGTGTCGCGAAGGTTCAGCTGCTGGTCAACGGCAAGGTCGTCGCGACCGATGCCAAGGCCGCGTACAAGTTCTCGCTGAACACCAAGAAGTACGGCAAGAAGATCAAGGTCCAACTGCGGGCGTACGACCGGGCGGGCAACGTGACGACCACGTCCACCCGTACCTGGTATCGCCGTTGATCTGAACCGCATGAACGGCCCGGCCCCGGACGACGGGGGCCGGGCCGTTTGCTTTTCCGTCCTTGCGTGTCACACTGTTCTAGAACTGTAGAGTTCTAGAACAGTGGGGTGCGTCATGTCTGATCTTGTGCTGCCCGCGGAGCGGGTGATGGCGGAGCCGGGGGAGCTCGGACGCTTCGGTGAGCACGGTGGGCGCTTCGTCCCGGAGTCGCTGGTGCCGGCGTGCGCCCGGCTCGAGGAGGGGTTCCGCGAGGCCTGGTCCGACCCGAGTTTCCACCGTGACCTGGAACGGCTGCTGACCGTGTACGCCGGGCGGCCGACCGCGCTCACCCCGGCCTGGCGGCTCTCCGCGGAGCTCGGGATCACCGTGCTGCTCAAGCGCGAGGACCTGGCGCACACCGGCTCCCACAAGATCAACAATGTTCTCGGTCAGGCGCTGCTGGCCCGCCGGATGGGCAAGACCCGGCTGCTCGCCGAGACCGGCGCCGGCCAGCACGGCGTCGCCACCGCGACCGCGGGCGCGCTGCTCGGGCTCGGTGTCACCGTCTACATGGGTGAGAAGGACATCGAGCGGCAGGCGCTGAACGTCTTCCGGATGAAGATGCTCGGCGCCGAGGTGGTGCCGGTGACCAGCGGCAGCCGCACGCTCAAGGACGCCACCAGCGAGGCCATGCGGGCGTGGGTCACCTGCCTGGACGAGGCGCACTACTGCCTCGGCTCGGTGATGGGGCCTCACCCGTACCCCTGGATGGTCCGGGAATTCCAGCGGGTCATCGGGGACGAGGCGCGGCGGCAGAGCGCGGCCGAGCTGAGCACCGGGATCCCCGATTACGTGGTCGCGTGCGTGGGTGGCGGCTCCAACGCGGCCGGGACGTTCGCCGGGTTCGCGGACACCGGCGCGCGGCTGATCGGTGTGGAGGCGGCCGGTGGCGCGGCTGTCGCGTCGGGGCGGACCGGTGTGCTGCACGGCTTCCGGTCATATCTGCTGCAGGACGAGAATGGGCAGGTCAGCGAGGCGCACTCGATCGCGCCGGGGCTGGACTATCCGGGTGTGGGGCCGGAGCACGCCTACCTCAACGACATCGGCCGGGCTCGTTACGTCACGGTGAGCGACGAAGAAGTGGTGCCTGCGGTGCATCGGCTCGCCCGTACCGAAGGAATTCTGCCTGCTCTGGAGTCCGCCCATGCGATCGCCTGGGTGATCCGGGCCGCCGAGTCCGGTGAACTGCCGCCGTTCTCCACCGTGCTCGTGACGCTCTCCGGCCGGGGCGACAAGGACGTGGCGACATTGATGGAGGCCCCGGCTCCCACGGGGGCCCCGGCTCCCACGGGGGCCCCGGTTCCCACGGGGGCCCCGGTTCCCACGGGGGCCCCGGCTCCCATGGAGGCCCCGGCTCTCAAGGAGGCCCCGGCTCTCAAGGAGGAACAGTGAAGGGTCTGGTTCCCTATCTGACCGGCGGCATCCGGCCGGACTGGACGCGCTACCTGCGGGAGTACGAGCGCAACGGCGCCACCGCGATCGAGATCGGCCTGCCGTTCTCGGATCCGATCCTGGACGGGCCGACGATTCAGGAGGCCTCCGATCGGGCGCTGCGCGCCGGCGCCTCGGTCGCCACGATCCTCGCGGAGGTCGCCGCCACGAAGATGACCATTCCGCTGATCGCGATGACGTACTACAACCTGGTCGTCCACCGCGGGCCGGAATTGTTCTGCCGCGAGCTCGCGGACGCCGGCATCACCGGTCTGATCGTGCCGGACCTGCCGATCGACGAGGCGGGCGCCCTCGCCGCAGCCGCCGAGAAGCACGGCGTCGACCTGACCCTGCTGGCCGCGCCCACCACCCAGCCGGACCGTCTCGCCGAGATCGCCCGGCGCAGTCGCGGCTTCATCTACGCGATCTCGGTGATGGGCACCACCGGCGAGCGTGACCAGATCGCCGAATCCGGCATCCGGCTCGCCGGTGAGCTGCGCAGACTCACCGACAAGCCGGTGCTGCTGGCGTTCGGGATCTCCCGGCCGGAGCACGCGGCGGCCGCCGCCGGTGTCTGCGACGGCGTGGTGGTCGGCGCCGCTCTGATGCGCCGCATCCTGGACGGCGGGACCCCGGAGGAGTTGGGTGCGGTTCTCGGCGGGTTCCGCAGGGCCCTCGATAGTGTGGCGGTCTGAAACGATCGTGACGGGAGGACCATGGCGGATCGGGTACCGGCCTATCGGCGCATCGCGACCGACCTGGCCGAGAAGATCCGCGACGGCGTCTACCGTCCCGGGGACGCGTTGCCGGCTCAGCGGGAGCTCAGCGCCAGTTACGGCGTGACGCTGATGACGCTGCGCCAGGCCTTGCAGGAGCTTCGCGACCAGGGGCT is part of the Actinoplanes missouriensis 431 genome and encodes:
- a CDS encoding Ig-like domain-containing protein, giving the protein MRFLRAAAAAAISGSLIFTGGAPARAADGGPTIVDSGLPSGLVGAKPVITATVSDDLAVVRLELRSSRVRLAEATGANLTTVTLRPDLTALSGPMVELELLAYDAGGNSTRATSSVFVDAEFPAATLSPAQGASMRGIATITLSGVSADTVLATLEQRDPRLVLSQATSAPWTLTWNTVGSDDFPQVRLVDQAGNVTIYQPVWHADNELPVIGALSWKRSGGPTAPSGRAGGQGRFEVAVKDETVKPKVEFWVDGKLVSTDGAWNTGGANRTATVEVKARDNAGNTASRKFSVVLDNAGPSTGITAPGTNALIRGSRISSTVKATDPSGIAKAQLSGAGADTVAPYTSSVAAGKDGKRTLTWTVTDRVGNSTVVRRTVIVDNTRAKLTVTAAPKNKAKVKGTVKITAAASDKNGVAKVQLLVNGKVVATDAKAAYKFSLNTKKYGKKIKVQLRAYDRAGNVTTTTTRTWYRK
- a CDS encoding Ig-like domain-containing protein, whose product is MITSTGLTEGQLIGLSSRIFPTATDDTGVQYIAALIGGRGRMQTVESVAKDGLLVTPGVQYNNMDVDLTVRAYDAARNYGEVTTRVHVDAVAPTATFTPKSVKLSGTTTITASDVSDDVTEIVMSRNGQEISRATAAPWVFGWNTRATDPDYDGYPQIKFTIRDRAGNVTEVFKKYHVDNRGPKIEDVTSLVGRGRSTLRAWVSDQGGVARVEWWVDGARRGEGWEFAYDFGTRSRVAPLTVKAWDKFGNLTAVSQNVVVDATAPAVTWISPASGALVRGDRIATSIKASDSAGWLHAGLAGGYVNSEPPVDATSGKLTGVRYVKADGRYTLTWNVYDRVGNRTTVSRTVIVDNTRAKLTVTKAPKNKAKVKGTVKITAAASDKNGVAKVQLLVNGKVVATDAKAAYKFSLNTKKYGKKIKVQLRAYDRAGNVTTTSTRTWYRR
- the trpB gene encoding tryptophan synthase subunit beta, translated to MSDLVLPAERVMAEPGELGRFGEHGGRFVPESLVPACARLEEGFREAWSDPSFHRDLERLLTVYAGRPTALTPAWRLSAELGITVLLKREDLAHTGSHKINNVLGQALLARRMGKTRLLAETGAGQHGVATATAGALLGLGVTVYMGEKDIERQALNVFRMKMLGAEVVPVTSGSRTLKDATSEAMRAWVTCLDEAHYCLGSVMGPHPYPWMVREFQRVIGDEARRQSAAELSTGIPDYVVACVGGGSNAAGTFAGFADTGARLIGVEAAGGAAVASGRTGVLHGFRSYLLQDENGQVSEAHSIAPGLDYPGVGPEHAYLNDIGRARYVTVSDEEVVPAVHRLARTEGILPALESAHAIAWVIRAAESGELPPFSTVLVTLSGRGDKDVATLMEAPAPTGAPAPTGAPVPTGAPVPTGAPAPMEAPALKEAPALKEEQ
- the trpA gene encoding tryptophan synthase subunit alpha, which encodes MKGLVPYLTGGIRPDWTRYLREYERNGATAIEIGLPFSDPILDGPTIQEASDRALRAGASVATILAEVAATKMTIPLIAMTYYNLVVHRGPELFCRELADAGITGLIVPDLPIDEAGALAAAAEKHGVDLTLLAAPTTQPDRLAEIARRSRGFIYAISVMGTTGERDQIAESGIRLAGELRRLTDKPVLLAFGISRPEHAAAAAGVCDGVVVGAALMRRILDGGTPEELGAVLGGFRRALDSVAV